One Helicobacter cetorum MIT 00-7128 DNA window includes the following coding sequences:
- a CDS encoding sugar MFS transporter, whose product MQKTSNNLALISLTALFFLMGFITVLNDILIPHLKPIFDLTYFEASLIQFCFFGAYFIMGGVFGNVISRIGYPFGVVLGFVITASGCALFYPAAHLGSYGVFLGALFILASGIVCLQTAGNPFVTLLSRGKEARNLVLVQAFNSLGTTLGPIFGSLLIFSTTKTSDNLSLIDKLADAKSVQMPYLGLAMFSLILALIMYLLKLPNIEKEMPETTTQKSLFSHKHFTFGALGIFFYVGAEVAIGSFLVLSFEKLLDLDAQTSAHYLVYYWGGAMIGRFLGSVLMNKITPNKYLAFNALSSIILIMGAILMGGKVALIALTLVGFFNSIMFPTIFSLATLNLGALTSKASGIISMAIVGGALIPPIQGLLIDIFTKNYIALLYSYIVPLLCYFYILFFALKGHKQKENP is encoded by the coding sequence ATGCAAAAAACTTCCAATAATTTAGCATTGATAAGTTTAACAGCGTTATTTTTTTTAATGGGCTTTATCACGGTTTTAAATGATATTTTAATCCCACATTTAAAACCCATTTTTGACTTGACCTATTTTGAGGCCTCACTCATTCAATTTTGCTTTTTTGGAGCGTATTTTATTATGGGTGGGGTGTTTGGAAATGTGATTAGTAGAATTGGCTATCCTTTTGGCGTGGTGCTTGGTTTTGTGATTACGGCTAGTGGGTGTGCGTTATTTTATCCGGCGGCTCATTTGGGCTCTTATGGGGTGTTTTTGGGAGCGTTATTTATTCTAGCTAGTGGCATTGTGTGTTTACAAACCGCAGGTAACCCTTTTGTAACCTTGCTTTCAAGGGGCAAAGAGGCTAGAAATTTAGTTTTAGTTCAAGCATTCAATTCACTTGGCACGACCTTAGGGCCTATCTTTGGTAGTCTATTAATCTTTAGCACGACAAAAACAAGCGATAATTTAAGCTTAATAGATAAATTAGCTGATGCTAAAAGCGTTCAAATGCCCTATCTAGGCTTAGCAATGTTTTCTCTTATCCTAGCACTCATTATGTATCTTTTAAAATTACCCAACATAGAAAAAGAAATGCCTGAAACCACGACGCAAAAAAGCCTGTTTTCGCACAAACACTTTACTTTTGGGGCTTTAGGAATCTTTTTTTATGTAGGAGCAGAAGTTGCGATTGGTTCATTCTTGGTATTAAGCTTTGAAAAGCTTTTGGATTTAGACGCTCAAACGAGTGCGCATTACTTGGTGTATTATTGGGGGGGTGCGATGATTGGGCGTTTCTTAGGAAGTGTTTTGATGAATAAAATTACTCCTAATAAATACCTAGCTTTCAATGCTTTAAGCTCTATTATTCTAATTATGGGAGCGATTTTAATGGGAGGCAAAGTAGCGCTCATAGCACTCACGCTCGTAGGGTTTTTTAACTCCATCATGTTTCCTACTATTTTTTCTCTAGCCACACTTAATTTAGGGGCTCTTACTTCAAAAGCCTCTGGAATCATTAGCATGGCTATTGTAGGGGGAGCATTAATCCCACCTATTCAAGGGCTTTTGATTGATATTTTCACAAAAAATTATATTGCCTTATTATATTCTTATATTGTGCCACTATTATGCTACTTTTATATCCTCTTTTTTGCTCTCAAAGGACATAAGCAAAAGGAAAACCCTTAA
- a CDS encoding outer membrane protein: protein MSHHTIKLFSALSLTLASSLIAEESSFFLGANYQMAQMKENSSMTNPNYNLNDFSGGGGNTFAPLSDKRLLNIDNLKLFNKQQLQALKQQIKTLEKQNNSNLSYLNIQQSVIDFLEHIQDSSILTKNHSLKNLVRLLQYGAGLESYVTDYQGLNSQNPNFKNLFTSLYYANKILKELKNDKNIDQKSPAYLDTINLLQNIQINWLSSIGSNCGAICFSVLPYVADSADVYQNAQSNNGTILSKLNKTLSLLTNGSNISTTERSTIIQQAIKEIDLAINQLAQATQGNPNYNPKFTPNVSNDLGAPVGPSQGVLGTKILETFKEILEQKSNIDYTPLLIIETFNQSQNSNPPSQALGTLSDQLLSAIQSNIYNPPTTTITHDPYAVKAKDTISNSPSALQTILQTINNPHLNEIYAQIPKLYAQIYLNGNFKNNSSALAAYYDSIIPILNELQESLTNMPISKETTSALFAINQLFTLNGNLYNDIQATTQTDNSIFKIASWACSVFCDIESMQGFGQYFNSIPIVNAKGISNKQLYQDTLQWFSELSNLVSSLISDNKQEIGKAINKFSNYYNTMWSKYPHFQQGSIATTDNTFNANARAQWSYPNKDQIKQILNNINTSLPKADQQTLHFTFMALPTNSTTLSQQHQATYNTLQSSKPIALASLSTLASMFNQMNYLSSPTTKLTNNDKDIESTQQGYMLGFGIKGGYKQMFNHYIKGNRESKKKYGQLGLRYYAFLDYNYGVLNQRNTNKENMNMLTYGVGLDILVNIFENKLASYGIFGGFQIAGNSWLATKNYSSSIKDKIRATHFQCLFDFGLRSNILKHHGIELGVKIPMLSQKYIDTANYKVNYKREFVYYVGYVWGF, encoded by the coding sequence ATGTCTCATCACACCATAAAACTTTTTAGTGCTTTAAGTCTAACTTTGGCTAGTTCTTTAATAGCTGAAGAAAGCTCTTTCTTTCTTGGAGCTAACTATCAAATGGCACAAATGAAAGAAAACTCTTCTATGACTAACCCAAACTACAACCTTAACGATTTTTCGGGGGGGGGGGGTAACACCTTTGCCCCATTAAGTGATAAACGATTGCTAAATATAGACAATTTAAAGCTTTTTAACAAGCAACAATTACAAGCCCTAAAACAACAAATTAAAACTTTAGAAAAACAAAATAATTCTAATCTCTCTTATTTAAATATCCAACAAAGCGTAATTGATTTTTTAGAACATATTCAAGATAGCTCTATTTTAACAAAAAATCATTCTTTAAAAAACCTTGTGAGACTTTTACAATATGGTGCAGGACTTGAGTCTTATGTAACCGATTATCAAGGTCTTAATTCTCAAAACCCCAATTTTAAAAATCTCTTTACATCTCTATACTATGCTAATAAAATTTTAAAAGAGTTAAAAAATGATAAAAATATAGACCAAAAAAGTCCTGCCTATTTGGATACTATCAATCTTTTGCAAAACATTCAAATTAATTGGTTATCATCTATTGGTTCAAATTGTGGTGCTATATGCTTTTCCGTATTACCCTATGTTGCCGATTCAGCGGATGTCTATCAAAACGCTCAGTCTAACAACGGCACTATTTTGAGCAAGCTCAATAAAACATTATCTCTCTTAACAAATGGTTCAAATATTTCCACAACTGAGCGCTCTACAATAATCCAACAAGCTATTAAAGAAATTGATTTAGCTATCAATCAGCTTGCTCAAGCAACACAAGGTAACCCAAATTACAATCCTAAATTTACACCAAATGTCAGTAATGATCTTGGAGCTCCAGTAGGTCCTAGTCAAGGGGTTTTAGGGACAAAAATTTTAGAAACCTTTAAAGAAATTTTAGAACAAAAATCAAACATAGATTACACCCCACTATTAATTATTGAAACCTTCAATCAATCCCAAAATTCTAACCCACCAAGCCAAGCTTTAGGAACTTTAAGCGACCAACTACTTTCTGCAATCCAATCAAACATATACAATCCTCCTACAACCACCATTACACATGACCCCTATGCAGTTAAAGCTAAGGACACCATCTCTAATTCTCCCTCAGCTTTGCAAACCATTCTACAAACAATTAATAACCCCCATCTCAATGAAATTTATGCCCAAATTCCTAAGCTTTATGCACAAATTTATCTCAATGGTAATTTCAAAAATAATTCAAGTGCCTTAGCCGCTTACTATGATTCTATTATTCCTATTTTGAACGAATTACAAGAATCATTAACAAACATGCCAATCTCAAAAGAAACCACATCAGCTCTATTTGCTATCAATCAACTATTCACTCTAAATGGTAATTTATACAATGACATACAAGCTACTACGCAAACAGATAATTCTATTTTTAAAATTGCTAGCTGGGCTTGTTCTGTTTTTTGCGATATTGAAAGCATGCAAGGATTTGGACAATATTTTAATTCTATCCCCATTGTCAATGCAAAAGGTATTAGCAACAAACAACTTTATCAAGATACCTTGCAATGGTTTAGTGAATTAAGTAATCTTGTTAGCTCTCTTATATCTGATAATAAGCAAGAAATAGGCAAAGCTATCAATAAGTTTTCAAACTACTACAATACTATGTGGAGTAAATACCCCCATTTCCAACAAGGTAGTATAGCAACAACAGACAATACATTTAATGCAAACGCACGAGCACAATGGAGCTACCCCAATAAAGACCAAATCAAGCAAATCCTTAACAATATCAACACATCTCTACCCAAAGCTGACCAACAAACCTTGCATTTTACTTTTATGGCTTTACCCACCAACTCTACTACTCTCTCCCAACAACACCAAGCTACCTACAATACTCTACAATCTTCTAAACCCATAGCCTTAGCAAGTCTAAGCACTTTAGCGAGTATGTTTAATCAAATGAATTATTTAAGCTCTCCTACCACTAAGCTTACTAATAATGACAAAGACATAGAAAGCACTCAACAAGGTTATATGCTAGGCTTTGGAATCAAGGGTGGCTATAAACAAATGTTTAATCATTATATTAAAGGCAATAGAGAAAGTAAAAAGAAGTATGGTCAATTGGGGTTAAGATATTATGCTTTCTTAGATTATAACTATGGAGTCTTAAATCAAAGAAACACTAACAAAGAAAATATGAACATGCTAACCTATGGAGTAGGTTTAGATATTCTAGTAAATATCTTTGAAAACAAACTAGCTAGTTATGGAATCTTTGGTGGGTTTCAAATTGCTGGTAATTCATGGTTAGCTACTAAAAATTATTCTAGTAGCATTAAAGATAAGATTAGAGCTACTCATTTTCAATGTTTGTTTGATTTTGGATTAAGAAGTAATATTCTTAAACACCATGGTATTGAATTAGGCGTAAAGATTCCTATGCTTTCTCAAAAGTATATTGATACAGCTAATTATAAAGTGAATTATAAAAGAGAGTTTGTTTATTATGTGGGGTATGTGTGGGGGTTTTAG
- a CDS encoding bifunctional 4-hydroxy-2-oxoglutarate aldolase/2-dehydro-3-deoxy-phosphogluconate aldolase, giving the protein MQKKIREFLQISPIVPVVVIESLEDAVPLAESLIEGGIKIIEVTLRSSCALESIELIAKSVPDMCVGAGTILNTTQLEQAKSRGAEFLISPGLTPTLLEYAKKKDIPLIPGVSSSSEVMQALEFDYNTLKFFPAENCGGTKLLNAFNGPFREVKFCPTGGISLNNMHAYLNLENVLCVGGSWLTPKDLIKNKEWDKIINLVKESLNQAKNIA; this is encoded by the coding sequence ATGCAAAAAAAAATAAGAGAATTTTTACAAATTAGCCCTATTGTTCCTGTGGTTGTGATTGAGAGTTTAGAAGACGCTGTGCCGCTTGCAGAAAGCTTAATAGAAGGGGGTATTAAAATCATAGAAGTAACTTTGCGTTCAAGCTGTGCTTTAGAAAGTATAGAGCTTATTGCTAAGAGTGTGCCAGATATGTGCGTGGGTGCTGGCACGATTTTAAACACCACTCAATTAGAGCAAGCTAAAAGCAGGGGGGCAGAGTTTCTCATTAGTCCGGGTCTTACACCCACTCTTTTAGAATATGCAAAGAAAAAAGATATCCCCCTAATACCCGGAGTTTCTAGTAGTAGTGAAGTCATGCAAGCCTTAGAGTTTGACTACAATACTTTAAAATTTTTTCCAGCAGAAAATTGCGGTGGCACTAAACTTTTAAATGCTTTTAATGGTCCTTTTAGGGAAGTGAAATTTTGCCCCACAGGCGGTATTAGTTTGAATAACATGCATGCTTATTTGAATTTAGAAAATGTTTTATGCGTTGGGGGGAGCTGGCTTACACCTAAAGACTTAATTAAAAACAAAGAGTGGGATAAAATCATCAATTTAGTTAAAGAGAGTTTGAATCAAGCTAAAAATATTGCTTGA
- the edd gene encoding phosphogluconate dehydratase: MPKHSLKQIKEKITERSKATRDFYLENTFNPKNQPKMESLGCANLAHAYASVPEHLKMPLSSHKKKHFAIITAYNDMLSAHQPLKNYPDLIKKELQEHNAYASVASGVPAMCDGITQGYEGMELSLFSRDTIALSTAIGLSHNVFDGAFYLGVCDKIVPGLLIGALSFGNLAGIFVPSGPMSSGIENYKKAKARQDFAIGKISREELLKVEMQSYHSVGTCTFYGTANSNQMMMEFMGLHVANSSFINPNNPLRPVLVEESARKLASGKVLPLAKLIDERNILNALIGLMATGGSTNHTLHLIAIARACGIILNWDDFDAISNLTPLLVKVYPNGSADVNAFEASGGLAFVIKELLKNGLLFEDAHTIMDTEKEKGMQNYTKNPFLEDNHLVYKNAIENSLNTEILRPFYEPFATNGGLKILKGNLGRAVIKISAIKEEHRKIKAQAIVFRTQSEFLERFKSKELEKDFIAILPFQGPKSNGMPELHKLTTPLGALQDMGYKVALITDGRMSGASGKVPSAIHLSPEGALNGAILKIKDGDLIELDAPNNALNVLEKDFENREINPLFLETLKDLEKPSFGVGRELFTSLRLNVNSAEEGAMSFGIKI; encoded by the coding sequence ATGCCTAAGCATTCTTTAAAACAAATCAAAGAAAAAATTACAGAGCGTAGCAAAGCCACACGAGACTTTTATTTAGAGAACACCTTTAACCCCAAGAACCAACCAAAAATGGAGAGCTTAGGCTGTGCGAATTTAGCCCACGCCTATGCGAGCGTGCCAGAGCATTTGAAAATGCCCTTAAGTTCGCACAAAAAAAAGCATTTTGCTATCATCACAGCTTATAATGACATGCTTTCAGCCCACCAGCCTTTGAAAAACTATCCCGATTTGATTAAAAAAGAGTTGCAAGAGCATAATGCCTATGCAAGCGTAGCTAGTGGTGTGCCAGCGATGTGTGATGGTATCACGCAAGGCTATGAAGGCATGGAATTGAGCCTATTTAGTAGAGATACTATCGCTTTAAGCACAGCTATTGGATTAAGCCATAATGTTTTTGATGGGGCGTTTTACCTAGGCGTGTGCGATAAAATTGTGCCAGGCTTACTTATAGGGGCGTTAAGTTTTGGAAATTTAGCGGGTATTTTTGTGCCAAGTGGTCCTATGAGTAGTGGGATAGAAAATTATAAAAAAGCCAAAGCACGCCAAGATTTTGCGATAGGAAAAATTAGTAGAGAAGAATTACTAAAAGTGGAAATGCAAAGTTATCATAGCGTAGGCACTTGCACTTTTTATGGCACCGCTAATTCTAATCAAATGATGATGGAATTTATGGGCTTACATGTGGCAAATTCTAGTTTTATCAACCCTAACAACCCCTTACGCCCTGTTTTAGTAGAAGAAAGCGCTAGAAAATTAGCCAGTGGCAAGGTTCTACCCTTAGCCAAACTCATAGATGAAAGAAATATCCTTAACGCTCTTATAGGTTTAATGGCAACAGGGGGCTCCACAAACCATACCTTACATTTAATTGCTATCGCTAGGGCTTGTGGGATTATTCTTAATTGGGATGATTTTGACGCTATTTCAAATCTTACGCCCCTTTTAGTTAAAGTTTATCCTAATGGCTCAGCTGATGTGAATGCTTTTGAAGCGAGTGGGGGATTAGCTTTTGTCATTAAGGAATTGTTAAAAAATGGGCTTTTATTTGAAGACGCTCACACTATTATGGATACAGAAAAAGAAAAAGGCATGCAAAATTATACTAAAAACCCCTTTTTAGAAGACAATCATTTGGTGTATAAAAATGCCATAGAAAATAGCCTAAATACGGAGATTTTACGCCCCTTCTACGAGCCTTTTGCAACTAATGGGGGGCTTAAAATTTTAAAAGGTAATTTGGGGCGAGCCGTGATTAAAATCTCAGCCATTAAAGAAGAGCATAGAAAAATCAAAGCACAAGCGATTGTTTTTAGAACTCAGAGCGAGTTTTTAGAACGCTTTAAAAGTAAAGAATTAGAGAAAGATTTTATCGCTATTCTACCTTTCCAAGGGCCTAAATCTAATGGCATGCCAGAGTTACACAAGCTCACCACGCCTTTAGGGGCATTACAAGATATGGGTTACAAGGTCGCACTCATTACTGATGGGCGTATGAGTGGGGCGAGTGGAAAAGTGCCTAGTGCGATTCATTTGAGCCCTGAAGGGGCATTAAATGGAGCGATACTTAAGATTAAAGATGGCGATTTAATAGAATTAGACGCCCCTAATAACGCCTTGAATGTGCTTGAAAAGGATTTTGAGAATAGAGAAATTAACCCCTTGTTTTTAGAAACTTTAAAAGATTTAGAAAAGCCAAGTTTTGGCGTGGGTAGAGAGCTATTTACTAGCTTAAGGCTGAATGTGAATAGTGCCGAAGAAGGTGCGATGAGTTTTGGTATAAAAATATAA
- a CDS encoding glucose-6-phosphate dehydrogenase, whose protein sequence is MLDFDLVLFGATGDLAMRKLFISLYEIYIHYGFKESTKIIASGRKNLSSKEFLTLLCEKTQLDKREKGKEFLAHLSYFCVCLDNPKDFESLSKIVTKNKPLIFYFSIAPSFFATTAQNLAKNALNHANARLILEKPLGHNLKTCKEIAQTISAYFKEEQIFRIDHYLGKKGVQNILELRLNNPIFNSLWEQISSVEICLYETLGVEERGEFYDKVGALRDMVQNHILQILSLIATDLPKDLKDLRKEKIKVLKTLQPPKDFEKQVMRAQYQGYRDENNVNSKSQTETFVAIKAFLDTPKFKNVPFYLKTAKKMPHNQASVKIHFNSANTLEFSLSQNKITLTLKDNQNPLILETHNTHEFLQPYAKLLYDAIQNNQNNFAHQLELEASWVFIDTLIESFTNNTTPLHFYESHNLNELEFLKPLYQ, encoded by the coding sequence ATGCTGGATTTTGATTTGGTTCTTTTTGGGGCGACGGGGGATTTGGCTATGCGAAAGCTCTTTATTTCGCTTTATGAAATTTATATCCATTATGGGTTTAAAGAAAGCACTAAAATTATCGCATCGGGGCGTAAAAACTTGTCTAGCAAAGAATTTTTAACACTTCTTTGTGAAAAAACACAATTAGACAAAAGAGAAAAGGGCAAAGAATTTTTAGCTCATCTCAGTTATTTTTGCGTGTGTTTGGATAATCCCAAAGACTTTGAAAGCTTGAGTAAAATCGTTACAAAAAATAAACCTTTGATTTTCTATTTTTCTATCGCCCCTAGTTTCTTCGCAACCACCGCTCAAAATTTAGCCAAAAACGCTCTCAATCACGCTAACGCCCGCCTGATTTTAGAAAAGCCCTTAGGGCATAATTTAAAGACTTGCAAAGAAATCGCTCAAACTATCAGTGCCTATTTTAAAGAAGAGCAAATTTTTAGAATTGACCATTATCTAGGAAAAAAGGGTGTTCAAAATATCCTTGAATTACGCTTGAATAACCCTATTTTTAACTCGTTATGGGAGCAAATCAGTTCGGTTGAAATTTGCTTGTATGAGACTTTGGGGGTAGAAGAAAGGGGCGAATTTTACGATAAAGTCGGAGCTTTAAGAGATATGGTTCAAAACCATATTTTACAAATTTTATCTCTCATTGCTACAGATTTACCAAAAGATTTAAAAGATTTACGAAAAGAAAAAATCAAGGTTTTAAAGACCTTACAACCCCCTAAAGATTTTGAAAAACAAGTCATGCGAGCCCAATATCAAGGCTATAGAGATGAAAATAATGTCAATAGCAAGAGTCAAACAGAGACTTTCGTCGCTATTAAAGCCTTTTTAGACACACCTAAATTTAAAAATGTGCCTTTCTATCTCAAAACCGCTAAAAAAATGCCCCATAATCAAGCAAGTGTGAAAATCCATTTTAATTCAGCTAACACACTAGAATTTTCTCTCTCTCAAAATAAAATCACTCTCACTCTAAAAGACAATCAAAACCCCCTTATTTTAGAGACCCATAACACCCATGAGTTTTTGCAACCCTATGCCAAATTACTCTATGATGCAATACAAAATAACCAAAACAATTTCGCCCACCAGCTAGAATTAGAAGCGTCATGGGTTTTTATTGACACACTTATAGAGAGTTTTACAAACAACACCACGCCCTTACATTTCTATGAAAGCCATAATCTAAACGAATTAGAATTTTTAAAACCACTCTATCAATAA
- the pgl gene encoding 6-phosphogluconolactonase, translating into MGYQLFEFESLESCHKALIENFKDFFNATLREHNEVAIAFSGGKSPISLLQKLSVLDLEYQHCSVSLVDERIVTPSSNDSNTKLLHDYLLQNNAKNARFISLLGDDLGDKNTLLDFANKHFKQPHLAILGMGTDGHTASLFPETNAFLNEEKENIVFTKPTNAPYERLSMSINALENCEKLFLSISGTEKREVLEKALQENAPYSLPIARILHSKKVTTEIYYAKD; encoded by the coding sequence ATGGGATATCAATTATTTGAATTTGAGAGTTTAGAAAGTTGCCACAAGGCTTTAATAGAAAATTTTAAAGATTTTTTTAATGCCACTTTAAGAGAACACAACGAAGTTGCTATCGCTTTTTCTGGGGGTAAATCGCCCATTAGTTTATTGCAAAAATTGAGCGTTTTAGATTTAGAATACCAACATTGCTCGGTAAGTTTGGTAGATGAACGCATAGTAACACCAAGTTCTAATGATAGTAACACCAAGCTACTACACGACTACTTATTACAAAATAACGCCAAAAACGCACGCTTTATCTCTCTTTTAGGCGATGATTTGGGCGATAAAAATACACTTTTAGACTTCGCTAACAAGCATTTCAAACAGCCCCATTTAGCCATTTTAGGCATGGGGACTGATGGGCATACGGCTAGTCTCTTCCCTGAAACGAACGCCTTTTTAAATGAAGAAAAAGAAAATATTGTCTTTACAAAACCTACAAACGCCCCTTATGAGCGACTCAGCATGTCCATTAATGCCTTAGAAAATTGCGAAAAACTTTTTTTAAGCATTAGCGGAACTGAAAAAAGAGAAGTTTTAGAAAAAGCGTTGCAAGAAAATGCCCCCTACTCTCTGCCGATTGCTAGAATTTTACACTCTAAAAAAGTTACTACGGAGATATATTATGCCAAAGACTAA
- a CDS encoding glucokinase, whose translation MPKTKTYPRLLADIGGTNARFGLEIAPRQIECIEVLQCKDFESLSDAVRFYLSKYKENLKLHPLYGSFAVATPIMGDFVQMTNNHWTFSIETTRQCLGLEKLLVINDFEAQAYAISAMQESDLAQVGGIKCEINAPKAILGPGTGLGVSTLIHNSDGSLKVLPGEGGHVSFAPFDDLEILVWQYARSKFNHVSAERFLSGSGLVLIYEALSKRKGMEKAAKLSKAELTPQIISERALNGDYPLCRLTLDTFCAMLGTLAADVALTLGARGGVYLCGGIIPRFIDYFKTSPFRVRFETKGRMGAFLASIPVHVVLKKTPGLDGAGIALENYLLN comes from the coding sequence ATGCCAAAGACTAAAACTTACCCAAGACTATTAGCGGATATCGGTGGCACAAACGCACGCTTTGGCTTAGAAATCGCCCCACGACAAATTGAGTGCATTGAAGTCTTACAATGTAAAGATTTTGAGAGCTTAAGCGATGCAGTGCGTTTCTATCTCTCCAAATATAAAGAAAATCTTAAATTGCACCCCCTTTATGGCTCTTTTGCTGTGGCTACGCCCATTATGGGCGATTTTGTCCAAATGACTAACAACCACTGGACTTTTTCTATAGAAACCACAAGGCAATGTTTGGGCTTAGAAAAATTGCTTGTAATCAATGATTTTGAAGCACAAGCCTATGCCATTAGTGCGATGCAAGAAAGCGATTTAGCTCAAGTGGGTGGAATCAAATGTGAAATCAACGCCCCTAAAGCCATTTTAGGGCCAGGAACTGGGCTAGGGGTAAGCACTCTTATTCATAATAGTGATGGCTCTTTAAAAGTATTGCCCGGCGAAGGGGGGCATGTGAGCTTTGCCCCTTTTGATGATTTGGAAATTTTAGTGTGGCAATACGCTCGCTCCAAATTCAATCATGTGAGTGCGGAAAGGTTTTTGAGTGGGAGTGGCTTGGTGCTGATTTATGAAGCCCTATCTAAGCGAAAGGGCATGGAAAAAGCAGCCAAGTTAAGTAAGGCTGAGCTGACCCCACAAATTATTAGCGAACGGGCTTTGAATGGGGATTATCCTTTGTGCAGATTAACTTTAGACACTTTTTGTGCGATGCTAGGCACACTAGCGGCTGATGTGGCTCTTACCTTAGGTGCTAGGGGAGGCGTGTATTTGTGTGGGGGAATCATTCCACGATTTATTGATTATTTTAAAACTTCGCCTTTTAGAGTGCGTTTTGAGACTAAGGGGCGTATGGGGGCGTTTCTAGCTTCTATTCCTGTGCATGTCGTGTTGAAAAAAACTCCCGGACTTGATGGAGCAGGCATTGCGTTAGAGAATTATTTGCTAAACTGA
- a CDS encoding HP1165 family MFS efflux transporter, which yields MKTLRKNILAYYGANFLLTLAQSLPHAILTPLLLSKGLSLSEILLMQSFFSFCVLVAEYPSGVLADLMSKKFLFLFSNLFLIASFCCVLFFDSFMLMLLAWGFYGIANACNSGTIEATLITDIKENKQDLSKFLARNNQITYLSMIIGSSFGSFLYSKMHASMYMVAILLVLLCMLVVIFYFKENKVTPKNQKSLSLLKEQVKSSLKELRDNPKLKILLVGHLIVPLFFMSHFQMWQAYFLAQGIKEQHLFIFYIAFQVISILVHFLKASSYSQKITLSFLVVLLSVSPLLLTNMPYLFIGVYALMVAFFTYMSYCLGYQFSSFVSKNNISSLSSLMSSCVRVVSVLVLSLSSLELHYFSPLSIITTHFAITLLILFFFLYKAKVFSV from the coding sequence ATGAAAACTTTAAGAAAAAACATTTTAGCTTACTATGGGGCGAATTTTCTCTTAACTCTAGCACAGAGCTTGCCGCATGCGATTTTGACCCCTTTATTGCTTTCTAAGGGACTAAGTTTGAGTGAAATTTTACTCATGCAGTCCTTTTTTAGCTTCTGTGTGTTAGTGGCTGAATATCCAAGTGGTGTTTTAGCAGATTTGATGAGTAAGAAATTTTTGTTTCTCTTTTCTAATCTCTTTTTAATCGCTAGTTTTTGTTGCGTGCTATTTTTTGATAGCTTTATGCTCATGCTTTTAGCATGGGGGTTTTATGGCATCGCTAACGCTTGTAATAGTGGCACTATTGAAGCCACACTCATTACAGATATTAAAGAGAACAAGCAAGATTTATCCAAATTTTTAGCTAGAAATAATCAAATCACTTATTTAAGCATGATTATAGGGAGTTCTTTTGGCTCGTTTTTGTATTCAAAAATGCATGCAAGCATGTATATGGTGGCGATTTTATTAGTGCTATTATGCATGTTAGTCGTCATCTTTTATTTTAAGGAAAATAAAGTTACTCCTAAAAATCAAAAGAGTTTGAGCTTACTCAAAGAGCAGGTCAAAAGCAGTCTTAAAGAGCTTAGAGACAATCCCAAGCTTAAAATTTTGTTAGTAGGGCATTTGATTGTGCCACTCTTTTTTATGAGCCATTTTCAAATGTGGCAAGCGTATTTTTTGGCTCAAGGAATCAAAGAGCAACACCTTTTTATATTCTACATCGCTTTTCAAGTGATTTCTATACTGGTTCATTTTCTCAAAGCATCTAGCTATAGTCAAAAAATCACTTTGAGTTTTCTTGTGGTATTATTGAGCGTTAGCCCTTTACTACTCACTAACATGCCCTATTTATTCATAGGGGTGTATGCGTTAATGGTGGCTTTTTTCACTTACATGAGCTATTGTTTGGGCTATCAGTTTTCAAGCTTTGTTTCCAAAAACAATATTTCATCGCTCTCTTCACTGATGTCAAGCTGTGTGCGTGTAGTCTCTGTGCTAGTTTTATCACTAAGTAGTTTAGAATTGCACTATTTTTCGCCCCTAAGCATTATCACTACCCATTTTGCTATTACGCTTTTAATACTCTTTTTCTTTTTGTACAAAGCTAAGGTGTTTTCAGTTTAG